GCCGCGGCGCGCAGCTGGGTGATCTGGGATCGCTCCATTGCCCTGTGGGCGACCGTCAACCTTGTCTGGGTGGCCTTTGACATCACCTATGTCCCCTTTCGCACCTTCTGGCTGCAGCGGAATCTGACGCCGATTCCCCAGGTGCCCTTGGTGGTTCCCCTGAAGGTGCTCCCGAACATCACTCCCCTCTATGACCCGGTGAAGGGCATTGAGCCCCACCGGGAGACCCAGGCCTATCTGCAGCACTTCGATCAACTGGATGCAGCACTGTCCCAGGCTGCTCCGTTACCCGGCTCGGCTGCGCTGCGTCGCCAGCAGGTGCAGTTGACCGAGGCGATGATCAATGAGAACCCGTTTGCCGCATCGGGCAACAGCGGGACGCTCGAGAAGATCAAGAACCGCCTTCGCCAGCGCGCTGGCTTGGATTCGGCGAAGCAGTCGGCGGAGCGCCTCCTCTCCGATCGCTGGCTGCAGCAACACACCTGGGAGGAGGAGCGCCGCTTCTGGCAGCAGCAGATTCTGCCGCTGGTGGCGACCAGCTATTGGCGCTCCATCGACGAGAACGGCCGGCCGAGTGATCACTTCTGGCGTTACGACCTTCTGCTCTTCCAGAGCGTCTTTGCCTTTGACATCCTGCTGCGGATGCTGCGCCTGCGGCGGCGTTTCCCCGGCCTGAGCTGGCGCGATGCCTTGCTGCGCCGTTGGATTGACCTGCCGCTGCTGCTGCCCTTTTGGCGTTGGATGCGGCTTGCGCCGGTGGTGGAGCGCCTCAGTCAGACCGGCCTGATCAACGTCGAGCCGCTTCGGGCTGTGATCAGCCGCGGTGTGGTCTCGCTGTTGGCCCTCGAGCTGTTTGAGGTGCTGGCCCTGCAGTTGGTTGATGGCACCCAATCGCTGATCCGCTCTCCCCAGTGGCCGCGCATGATTCGCAGTCTGCGCAGCCATCAGAGTGTCAGCGCCCTGCCGCCGCAGCTCGAGCAGCCACTGCTGGGCTTGCTGCAGCTCTGGGGACCGATGGTCCTGGGACAGGTCACCCCGCGGCTGACCCCAGAGCTCCAGTCCCTCTTGAGCCATGCCCTCGAACAGAGTCTGCGGGAGGTGCCTGGCGGTGCGGTGGTTCCGTCCGCCCTCGCCCGGCAGCTCACGGCCAGCATGGTGGAGACCGTTGTTGAGCTCTCCCGGACCACGGCCGATCGTCTGGCCCAAAGTGACGACCGTCAAGCGGAGCTGCTTCAGCGCTTCGGGGATCGTTTCTGGGAGGAGTTGGCCGCGGCGCTAGAGCGCGGCGACACCCTGGAACGCAGTCAGGAGCTGCTCTGCGGTCTGCTGCAGCAGGTCAAGCTGAACTATCTCGCCCAGGTGAACCGGGCTGGGATCGGCGCTCTGATGGAGGAGCTTGACGACTTGACCTCCCCGGGAGCTACGACCCCAGAGCCGCCTGCCACTCCTCCGGTTTGAAGCCCACCAGGGCTATCCCTGCATCTGTGATGGCGAAGGGGCGTTTAATCATCTTCCCATCGGCGGCCAGGGCCGCCAGCGCTTCGTCATCGCTGAGGGCGGCGACGGCGGCTGCCCCCAGGGCGCGGTAGCTCTGGCCACTGGTGTTGAAGAGGCGCTTACGTCCTAAGCTGTTGAAGGCCAGCTGCAGCTCCTCGAGGGCGGGGGGCTGCTGGGTGATGTCGATCAGTTCGAGGGTGCCCTTCCCAACAGAAAAGCCCTGCTGGTCTAGCCAGAGCAGGGCTTTGCGGCAGGTGCCGCATTTGGGGTAACTGAAGAGCCGAAGTCGGCTGGTGCTCACTTGCCTAGCAGGCTCTTGATGGCGCCGACGAGGCTGTTGGAACCGGCACCGACAGCGTTCTGAGGACGGGTGCGAACGGTCACATCACCGTTGACGCTGGTGCGGCAGCTCAGGCGGTAGTTGGCGGGACGATCAGCCAGATAGACCTGCTCGACGTCGCTGCGGGGGGACAGGTTTTGCATGCCCTCCACAACTTCGACAACGCAGGTGCCGCATTGGCCGACGCCACCGCAATTGTTGAGGTTGCTGAGACCGCCGTAGGGGTTGACCCCTGCATCCACGGCAGCCTTGCGAAGGTTGGCCCCCTCAATACAACCGACCTGCTGGCCTTCCTGTTCAAAACGGATGGTGGGCACGGTCGGACGGGGATCTTCGGCGCCGACAAACTTACCTGGCCGGCGCCGATCATTGACGTTGTTTGCTTTGGTTGACACCAAATGCAGCGTCCTGACGGCCTGAATCGGGCTGCCTAGGATTGATCTTTCTCGGCTGAAGCGGTGCATCCATCGGGTTACGACCGTCTCCAGAGCCAGGTCATTCCTGGTTACGGAAGCTTGGCCCGACTGGCGGTGGCCCTCCTCAGCTGCTCACCCCAGGCACAGCAGCAGGGCTCGTCGGTTCTGGTGGCGGGCTGCGGTACCGGTGCGGAGCTGCTGGAAGCGGTGGCCCAGCGGCCTGATTGGCAGCTCACCGCCCTGGACCCGAGCGACGAGATGCTCAGTGCCTCGCGCGAGCGACTGGCAGGCGCCCCCTCAATCCGTTGGCATCAGGACACCGTTGAGGACTTTGTCGCCGGGGAGGCCGCGGCTGGCGGCTTCAGCGGTGCCCTCTCGGTTCTGGTGCTCCAATCCCTGCCCGATGACGGCAGCAAGCTGGCCTATCTCGGTGCCCTGGCGAAGTCTCTGCAGCCCGGGGCCCAACTGGTCTTGGTGGACCTGATGCGTAGTTCTCTGACCTCC
This DNA window, taken from Synechococcus sp. LTW-R, encodes the following:
- a CDS encoding Spx/MgsR family RNA polymerase-binding regulatory protein, with amino-acid sequence MSTSRLRLFSYPKCGTCRKALLWLDQQGFSVGKGTLELIDITQQPPALEELQLAFNSLGRKRLFNTSGQSYRALGAAAVAALSDDEALAALAADGKMIKRPFAITDAGIALVGFKPEEWQAALGS
- a CDS encoding class I SAM-dependent methyltransferase, with protein sequence MHPSGYDRLQSQVIPGYGSLARLAVALLSCSPQAQQQGSSVLVAGCGTGAELLEAVAQRPDWQLTALDPSDEMLSASRERLAGAPSIRWHQDTVEDFVAGEAAAGGFSGALSVLVLQSLPDDGSKLAYLGALAKSLQPGAQLVLVDLMRSSLTSLEPQLEAAWEGFQRASGLEVTRDQLPSVGLHPIGLARLTSLVNAAGFGDPARVFQALGFEGFLLQRQG
- a CDS encoding 2Fe-2S iron-sulfur cluster-binding protein, with product MPTIRFEQEGQQVGCIEGANLRKAAVDAGVNPYGGLSNLNNCGGVGQCGTCVVEVVEGMQNLSPRSDVEQVYLADRPANYRLSCRTSVNGDVTVRTRPQNAVGAGSNSLVGAIKSLLGK